In the Malania oleifera isolate guangnan ecotype guangnan chromosome 1, ASM2987363v1, whole genome shotgun sequence genome, one interval contains:
- the LOC131154903 gene encoding probable E3 ubiquitin-protein ligase ZFP1 isoform X1, translating to MGQRNILCTSQMIDLGVDQQGEGHLYPEPHFFLPNVMNTSRPSVHAMLPASGNVSLEAHHLPEHYDCAAFYGVMQYAGAQHYHPTANIDMGGATSSNFYNPYMTPSSGARVVPVPLNCGSSDQLPSLSNHGFVGVPTDEYGRNNHFMDGVRGSCKRKNGDSARNFPYFSASASSSSSIAPPNARHFESGASMVDSASFPLPQFRGIGNLSIMEAEPQRSVRNRSDTIGLDSVLAHNHNHYVQGNYTGLPFQPANNHWFEQQPSSSSVDGGTSTWNLTHALPYSHGSNVSRGLRESGNLGIPGYPETTSTTHFLPPPPPPIHHQHHNLHHSLGPMQGVRSHHHINIHHQIPLHSYGLPTYNASHGVVNPSQDGAEVGSRYSGPMPPTGLRIYRSSRRGAVPEATPRNREPPHLRFLPADEVAILEIPGFSEVGNIIDHHRDMRLDIDDMSYEELLALGEQIGNVKTGLSEETILNNLNTRTFLPFATCNNLEEAACMDHETDFCVICQADYRNQERIGALDCGHEYHADCLKKWLLVKNVCPICKSMALNIERKNV from the exons ATGGGGCAAAGGAATATACTGTGCACGAGCCAGATGATTGATTTGGGAGTGGATCAGCAAGGTGAGGGTCATCTATATCCTGAGCCacatttttttttaccaaatgtGATGAACACTTCACGGCCCAGTGTCCATGCAATGCTGCCAGCTTCTGGGAATGTGAGTCTTGAAGCCCATCATTTACCGGAGCATTATGATTGTGCTGCCTTTTATGGGGTTATGCAGTATGCTGGTGCTCAGCATTATCATCCTACTGCAAATATTGATATGGGTGGGGCAACTTCATCGAATTTCTATAATCCTTACATGACACCTTCATCTGGTGCTAGAGTGGTCCCTGTTCCTTTAAATTGTGGGTCTTCTGATCAGTTGCCATCTTTAAGTAATCATGGATTTGTTGGAGTTCCTACAGATGAGTATGGAAGAAATAATCATTTCATGGATGGTGTCAGAGGCTCATGCAAACGTAAGAATGGTGATAGTGCCCGGAATTTCCCGTATTTTAGTGCCTCAGCAAGCTCTAGTTCTTCAATTGCCCCTCCCAATGCAAGGCACTTCGAATCTGGAGCTTCAATGGTGGATTCTGCATCTTTCCCCCTTCCGCAATTCAGGGGTATTGGTAATCTGTCAATTATGGAAGCAGAACCTCAAAGAAGTGTAAGGAATAGATCTGATACTATTGGATTGGATTCTGTTCTGGCACATAACCATAATCATTATGTTCAAGGAAACTATACAGGTCTGCCTTTTCAGCCAGCCAACAACCACTGGTTTGAGCAACAACCGAGCAGCAGTAGTGTTGATGGAGGCACTTCAACTTGGAATCTTACACATGCTTTGCCTTATTCTCATG gGAGCAATGTTAGTCGGGGATTGAGAGAAAGTGGGAACTTGGGCATACCGGGATATCCTGAGACAACTAGCACAACACATTTtctgcctcctcctcctcctcctattCACCACCAGCATCACAATCTTCATCACTCTCTGGGGCCCATGCAAGGAGTGAGAAGCCATCATCATATCAACATTCATCATCAGATTCCACTGCATTCATATGGACTTCCAACATATAATGCCTCACACGGTGTGGTGAATCCTTCTCAAGATGGTGCAGAGGTAGGGTCTAGGTATTCTGGACCTATGCCACCAACTGGCCTCAGGATATACCGGTCTTCCCGAAGGGGAGCTGTACCTGAGGCAACTCCAAGAAATCGCGAACCCCCTCACTTGAGATTTTTGCCAGCAGAT GAAGTAGCCATACTAGAGATCCCTGGCTTTTCTGAAGTAGGGAATATCATTGATCATCATAGAGATATGCGCTTGGACATAGATGACATGTCCTACGAG GAGCTTCTTGCATTGGGAGAACAGATTGGCAATGTCAAAACTGGGTTATCTGAGGAAACTATTTTAAATAATCTGAATACAAGAACTTTTCTTCCTTTTGCAACTTGCAATAATTTGGAAGAGGCCGCATGCATGGATCATGAAACTGATTTCTGTGTTATATGCCAG
- the LOC131154903 gene encoding probable E3 ubiquitin-protein ligase ZFP1 isoform X3 yields the protein MGQRNILCTSQMIDLGVDQQGEGHLYPEPHFFLPNVMNTSRPSVHAMLPASGNVSLEAHHLPEHYDCAAFYGVMQYAGAQHYHPTANIDMGGATSSNFYNPYMTPSSGARVVPVPLNCGSSDQLPSLSNHGFVGVPTDEYGRNNHFMDGVRGSCKRKNGDSARNFPYFSASASSSSSIAPPNARHFESGASMVDSASFPLPQFRGIGNLSIMEAEPQRSVRNRSDTIGLDSVLAHNHNHYVQGNYTGLPFQPANNHWFEQQPSSSSVDGGTSTWNLTHALPYSHGSNVSRGLRESGNLGIPGYPETTSTTHFLPPPPPPIHHQHHNLHHSLGPMQGVRSHHHINIHHQIPLHSYGLPTYNASHGVVNPSQDGAEVGSRYSGPMPPTGLRIYRSSRRGAVPEATPRNREPPHLRFLPADEVAILEIPGFSEVGNIIDHHRDMRLDIDDMSYEELLALGEQIGNVKTGLSEETILNNLNTRTFLPFATCNNLEEAACMDHETDFCVICQEQSAAAAGN from the exons ATGGGGCAAAGGAATATACTGTGCACGAGCCAGATGATTGATTTGGGAGTGGATCAGCAAGGTGAGGGTCATCTATATCCTGAGCCacatttttttttaccaaatgtGATGAACACTTCACGGCCCAGTGTCCATGCAATGCTGCCAGCTTCTGGGAATGTGAGTCTTGAAGCCCATCATTTACCGGAGCATTATGATTGTGCTGCCTTTTATGGGGTTATGCAGTATGCTGGTGCTCAGCATTATCATCCTACTGCAAATATTGATATGGGTGGGGCAACTTCATCGAATTTCTATAATCCTTACATGACACCTTCATCTGGTGCTAGAGTGGTCCCTGTTCCTTTAAATTGTGGGTCTTCTGATCAGTTGCCATCTTTAAGTAATCATGGATTTGTTGGAGTTCCTACAGATGAGTATGGAAGAAATAATCATTTCATGGATGGTGTCAGAGGCTCATGCAAACGTAAGAATGGTGATAGTGCCCGGAATTTCCCGTATTTTAGTGCCTCAGCAAGCTCTAGTTCTTCAATTGCCCCTCCCAATGCAAGGCACTTCGAATCTGGAGCTTCAATGGTGGATTCTGCATCTTTCCCCCTTCCGCAATTCAGGGGTATTGGTAATCTGTCAATTATGGAAGCAGAACCTCAAAGAAGTGTAAGGAATAGATCTGATACTATTGGATTGGATTCTGTTCTGGCACATAACCATAATCATTATGTTCAAGGAAACTATACAGGTCTGCCTTTTCAGCCAGCCAACAACCACTGGTTTGAGCAACAACCGAGCAGCAGTAGTGTTGATGGAGGCACTTCAACTTGGAATCTTACACATGCTTTGCCTTATTCTCATG gGAGCAATGTTAGTCGGGGATTGAGAGAAAGTGGGAACTTGGGCATACCGGGATATCCTGAGACAACTAGCACAACACATTTtctgcctcctcctcctcctcctattCACCACCAGCATCACAATCTTCATCACTCTCTGGGGCCCATGCAAGGAGTGAGAAGCCATCATCATATCAACATTCATCATCAGATTCCACTGCATTCATATGGACTTCCAACATATAATGCCTCACACGGTGTGGTGAATCCTTCTCAAGATGGTGCAGAGGTAGGGTCTAGGTATTCTGGACCTATGCCACCAACTGGCCTCAGGATATACCGGTCTTCCCGAAGGGGAGCTGTACCTGAGGCAACTCCAAGAAATCGCGAACCCCCTCACTTGAGATTTTTGCCAGCAGAT GAAGTAGCCATACTAGAGATCCCTGGCTTTTCTGAAGTAGGGAATATCATTGATCATCATAGAGATATGCGCTTGGACATAGATGACATGTCCTACGAG GAGCTTCTTGCATTGGGAGAACAGATTGGCAATGTCAAAACTGGGTTATCTGAGGAAACTATTTTAAATAATCTGAATACAAGAACTTTTCTTCCTTTTGCAACTTGCAATAATTTGGAAGAGGCCGCATGCATGGATCATGAAACTGATTTCTGTGTTATATGCCAG
- the LOC131154903 gene encoding probable E3 ubiquitin-protein ligase ZFP1 isoform X4, with the protein MGQRNILCTSQMIDLGVDQQASGNVSLEAHHLPEHYDCAAFYGVMQYAGAQHYHPTANIDMGGATSSNFYNPYMTPSSGARVVPVPLNCGSSDQLPSLSNHGFVGVPTDEYGRNNHFMDGVRGSCKRKNGDSARNFPYFSASASSSSSIAPPNARHFESGASMVDSASFPLPQFRGIGNLSIMEAEPQRSVRNRSDTIGLDSVLAHNHNHYVQGNYTGLPFQPANNHWFEQQPSSSSVDGGTSTWNLTHALPYSHGSNVSRGLRESGNLGIPGYPETTSTTHFLPPPPPPIHHQHHNLHHSLGPMQGVRSHHHINIHHQIPLHSYGLPTYNASHGVVNPSQDGAEVGSRYSGPMPPTGLRIYRSSRRGAVPEATPRNREPPHLRFLPADEVAILEIPGFSEVGNIIDHHRDMRLDIDDMSYEELLALGEQIGNVKTGLSEETILNNLNTRTFLPFATCNNLEEAACMDHETDFCVICQEQSAAAAGN; encoded by the exons ATGGGGCAAAGGAATATACTGTGCACGAGCCAGATGATTGATTTGGGAGTGGATCAGCAAG CTTCTGGGAATGTGAGTCTTGAAGCCCATCATTTACCGGAGCATTATGATTGTGCTGCCTTTTATGGGGTTATGCAGTATGCTGGTGCTCAGCATTATCATCCTACTGCAAATATTGATATGGGTGGGGCAACTTCATCGAATTTCTATAATCCTTACATGACACCTTCATCTGGTGCTAGAGTGGTCCCTGTTCCTTTAAATTGTGGGTCTTCTGATCAGTTGCCATCTTTAAGTAATCATGGATTTGTTGGAGTTCCTACAGATGAGTATGGAAGAAATAATCATTTCATGGATGGTGTCAGAGGCTCATGCAAACGTAAGAATGGTGATAGTGCCCGGAATTTCCCGTATTTTAGTGCCTCAGCAAGCTCTAGTTCTTCAATTGCCCCTCCCAATGCAAGGCACTTCGAATCTGGAGCTTCAATGGTGGATTCTGCATCTTTCCCCCTTCCGCAATTCAGGGGTATTGGTAATCTGTCAATTATGGAAGCAGAACCTCAAAGAAGTGTAAGGAATAGATCTGATACTATTGGATTGGATTCTGTTCTGGCACATAACCATAATCATTATGTTCAAGGAAACTATACAGGTCTGCCTTTTCAGCCAGCCAACAACCACTGGTTTGAGCAACAACCGAGCAGCAGTAGTGTTGATGGAGGCACTTCAACTTGGAATCTTACACATGCTTTGCCTTATTCTCATG gGAGCAATGTTAGTCGGGGATTGAGAGAAAGTGGGAACTTGGGCATACCGGGATATCCTGAGACAACTAGCACAACACATTTtctgcctcctcctcctcctcctattCACCACCAGCATCACAATCTTCATCACTCTCTGGGGCCCATGCAAGGAGTGAGAAGCCATCATCATATCAACATTCATCATCAGATTCCACTGCATTCATATGGACTTCCAACATATAATGCCTCACACGGTGTGGTGAATCCTTCTCAAGATGGTGCAGAGGTAGGGTCTAGGTATTCTGGACCTATGCCACCAACTGGCCTCAGGATATACCGGTCTTCCCGAAGGGGAGCTGTACCTGAGGCAACTCCAAGAAATCGCGAACCCCCTCACTTGAGATTTTTGCCAGCAGAT GAAGTAGCCATACTAGAGATCCCTGGCTTTTCTGAAGTAGGGAATATCATTGATCATCATAGAGATATGCGCTTGGACATAGATGACATGTCCTACGAG GAGCTTCTTGCATTGGGAGAACAGATTGGCAATGTCAAAACTGGGTTATCTGAGGAAACTATTTTAAATAATCTGAATACAAGAACTTTTCTTCCTTTTGCAACTTGCAATAATTTGGAAGAGGCCGCATGCATGGATCATGAAACTGATTTCTGTGTTATATGCCAG
- the LOC131154903 gene encoding probable E3 ubiquitin-protein ligase ZFP1 isoform X2, giving the protein MGQRNILCTSQMIDLGVDQQASGNVSLEAHHLPEHYDCAAFYGVMQYAGAQHYHPTANIDMGGATSSNFYNPYMTPSSGARVVPVPLNCGSSDQLPSLSNHGFVGVPTDEYGRNNHFMDGVRGSCKRKNGDSARNFPYFSASASSSSSIAPPNARHFESGASMVDSASFPLPQFRGIGNLSIMEAEPQRSVRNRSDTIGLDSVLAHNHNHYVQGNYTGLPFQPANNHWFEQQPSSSSVDGGTSTWNLTHALPYSHGSNVSRGLRESGNLGIPGYPETTSTTHFLPPPPPPIHHQHHNLHHSLGPMQGVRSHHHINIHHQIPLHSYGLPTYNASHGVVNPSQDGAEVGSRYSGPMPPTGLRIYRSSRRGAVPEATPRNREPPHLRFLPADEVAILEIPGFSEVGNIIDHHRDMRLDIDDMSYEELLALGEQIGNVKTGLSEETILNNLNTRTFLPFATCNNLEEAACMDHETDFCVICQADYRNQERIGALDCGHEYHADCLKKWLLVKNVCPICKSMALNIERKNV; this is encoded by the exons ATGGGGCAAAGGAATATACTGTGCACGAGCCAGATGATTGATTTGGGAGTGGATCAGCAAG CTTCTGGGAATGTGAGTCTTGAAGCCCATCATTTACCGGAGCATTATGATTGTGCTGCCTTTTATGGGGTTATGCAGTATGCTGGTGCTCAGCATTATCATCCTACTGCAAATATTGATATGGGTGGGGCAACTTCATCGAATTTCTATAATCCTTACATGACACCTTCATCTGGTGCTAGAGTGGTCCCTGTTCCTTTAAATTGTGGGTCTTCTGATCAGTTGCCATCTTTAAGTAATCATGGATTTGTTGGAGTTCCTACAGATGAGTATGGAAGAAATAATCATTTCATGGATGGTGTCAGAGGCTCATGCAAACGTAAGAATGGTGATAGTGCCCGGAATTTCCCGTATTTTAGTGCCTCAGCAAGCTCTAGTTCTTCAATTGCCCCTCCCAATGCAAGGCACTTCGAATCTGGAGCTTCAATGGTGGATTCTGCATCTTTCCCCCTTCCGCAATTCAGGGGTATTGGTAATCTGTCAATTATGGAAGCAGAACCTCAAAGAAGTGTAAGGAATAGATCTGATACTATTGGATTGGATTCTGTTCTGGCACATAACCATAATCATTATGTTCAAGGAAACTATACAGGTCTGCCTTTTCAGCCAGCCAACAACCACTGGTTTGAGCAACAACCGAGCAGCAGTAGTGTTGATGGAGGCACTTCAACTTGGAATCTTACACATGCTTTGCCTTATTCTCATG gGAGCAATGTTAGTCGGGGATTGAGAGAAAGTGGGAACTTGGGCATACCGGGATATCCTGAGACAACTAGCACAACACATTTtctgcctcctcctcctcctcctattCACCACCAGCATCACAATCTTCATCACTCTCTGGGGCCCATGCAAGGAGTGAGAAGCCATCATCATATCAACATTCATCATCAGATTCCACTGCATTCATATGGACTTCCAACATATAATGCCTCACACGGTGTGGTGAATCCTTCTCAAGATGGTGCAGAGGTAGGGTCTAGGTATTCTGGACCTATGCCACCAACTGGCCTCAGGATATACCGGTCTTCCCGAAGGGGAGCTGTACCTGAGGCAACTCCAAGAAATCGCGAACCCCCTCACTTGAGATTTTTGCCAGCAGAT GAAGTAGCCATACTAGAGATCCCTGGCTTTTCTGAAGTAGGGAATATCATTGATCATCATAGAGATATGCGCTTGGACATAGATGACATGTCCTACGAG GAGCTTCTTGCATTGGGAGAACAGATTGGCAATGTCAAAACTGGGTTATCTGAGGAAACTATTTTAAATAATCTGAATACAAGAACTTTTCTTCCTTTTGCAACTTGCAATAATTTGGAAGAGGCCGCATGCATGGATCATGAAACTGATTTCTGTGTTATATGCCAG